Within bacterium, the genomic segment CATGCGCTGACGGTGAGCTCCAGCGAACGGGAGGCCTACGAGGCCTTCGTGGAGGAGCACGCCCAGGAGGTCTACAACATCGCCATGGTCCTCACCGGGGATCGCTACCGGGCCGACGAACTGGCCCAGGAGGCGTTCCTGAAGCTCTACCGCTCCCTCCGGCACTTCGACCCCGACCGCTCGCTCCGGAACTGGCTCTACACGGTGCTCAAGAACCTCTACATAGATTCCTGGCGCCGCGAGAACCGGATGAAAACCAGCAGCATTGACGAGCCCGTATCCCTGGGCGGCGGCTCCTCGGTACCCTTCCAGCTCGAGAGCCCCGACCCGGACCCGGAGCGGACCGTCGGGTCCAACGAGGTGGCGGTGATAGTGCGGGACGCCGTCAGCCGGCTGCCCAAGAAATACTCCATGGCCGTCGCCCTGTGCGACCTGGAGGGGCTCACCTACGAGGAAATTTCCGAGGTGATGGAGTGCTCGATCGGGACGGTCCGCTCGCGCATCCATCGCGGACGCAAGCTCCTCCGCGAGCGCCTGGCCCACGTGGCGCCCCAGCTCCTGGGCTACACGCCTGCCTGAAGGGGCGGGTCGGCCGGCGGGTGGGGTGAAGCCGTCGTTAGTCGGTGTCGAGCTCTAAGAATACGACGGATCGGTCGGCGGGAGATGACGGGCCGGCGAGGGAATTGAAGAGAACGGCCGCTTTACGGGGAATGGGAAATCGTTGCCGGCGGGAGCTTCCGAGGATGGGGGGGAACGTAAAAGAACTCCGAGCGTATCCTTCACCGACGACACCGAACACCGAGTGACCGAGAGCCGGGAATCTGAGTAAAGTACTAGCATGAGCGGGTATTCGCCTTCACCGACAACACCGAGCGACCGAGAGCCGAGAATCTGAGTAAAGTACTAGCATGAGCGGGTATTCGCCTTCACCGACAACACCGAGCGACCGAGAGCCGAGAATCCGTAAAAAAACTTCGAGCATGTGCAGGCAGTCGTCGTCACTGACAAGACTGGACATCGAGCGGCCGAGAGCCGGGAATCCGAGTTAAGTACGAGCGCGAGCGGGTATTCACCTTCACCGACGACACCGAACATCGAGCGACCGAGAGCCGGGAATCTGAGTAAAGTACAAGCATGAGCAGGTATTCGCCTTCACCGACAACACCGAACATCGAGCGACTATGAGATGCTGGCGTGCCAAAGGTCTGTTTTCGGCCTACATGGACGACGAGCTGCGGGGGCGTGAGCTCGACGCATTCTCCGCGCACCTGGACGGGTGCCCGACCTGCCGGCGCGAGCTCGCCGAGCTGCGGGCGCTCAAGGAGGCCGTCGGCTCGGTCGGCTACCGGCTCCCCGCCGATTTCCACCAGGCCGTCCTGTCCCACTCGCGTCTCGCGGACCTGGTGACGGAGCGTTTCCGGTCGCGGAGCGAGGCCCGGTCGGCCCGGCCCAACCTGCGGCTGGTCCTGGTGGCCGCCTCCGTGG encodes:
- a CDS encoding sigma-70 family RNA polymerase sigma factor, which produces MNEDPGRGVSRRGEESAAEGDDVEHALTVSSSEREAYEAFVEEHAQEVYNIAMVLTGDRYRADELAQEAFLKLYRSLRHFDPDRSLRNWLYTVLKNLYIDSWRRENRMKTSSIDEPVSLGGGSSVPFQLESPDPDPERTVGSNEVAVIVRDAVSRLPKKYSMAVALCDLEGLTYEEISEVMECSIGTVRSRIHRGRKLLRERLAHVAPQLLGYTPA